Proteins found in one Lycium ferocissimum isolate CSIRO_LF1 chromosome 6, AGI_CSIRO_Lferr_CH_V1, whole genome shotgun sequence genomic segment:
- the LOC132060013 gene encoding uncharacterized protein LOC132060013: MENRKFIVNQLLKDKKLWFASFLVIWAAGLQGHMMWLQRQDSFKKKFGELNDEGKNQQELADN; this comes from the exons ATGGAGAACAGGAAGTTCATAGTGAATCAACTCCTCAAAGACAAGAAACTGTGGTTCGCTTCATTCCTTGTTATATGGGCTGCTGGTCTTCAG GGACACATGATGTGGTTGCAGAGGCAAGATTCTTTTAAAAAGAAGTTTGGAGAGCTAAATGATGAAGGCAAAAATCAACAGGAATTGGCGGATAATTAA
- the LOC132060014 gene encoding U-box domain-containing protein 21-like, which produces MISTWRKRRSARKSTSKKQIEEKSMELLMIPSQFKCPISLDLMKDPVTLSTGITYDRVSIETWIESGNQTCPLTKKVLKTLEPIPNHTMRKMIQEWCVENKDHGIERIPTPKIPVTSDEVTEILRNIESCCKSQQGSESGRELVMKMRKMIKESARNKRCFVANGAGKILSSTLLGFSEKLPVYDVETMEEILSTLTILLPLDGESKSILGSKSSLNCMVWFLKCGSLSSRRNSVLLLKEIMRMEETWRVEEFLKIDGALESLVKLVKEPICPTTTKASLLTIYHMVNSSQLSNVKARNKFADLGLVELLIEILVDCEKSICEKALGILVGICNSDVGRKRANSYALTIPVLIKKLLRVSDLATEFSVSILWKLIGKNDKRDNVVLIEALQVGAFQKLLLLIQVGCSENTKEKASELLKLLNLHRGGAECIDSLDLKNLKRPF; this is translated from the coding sequence ATGATTTCAACATGGAGGAAGAGAAGATCAGCAAGGAAGAGCACCTCAAAGAaacaaatagaagaaaaaagcaTGGAGTTATTGATGATTCCTAGCCAGTTCAAGTGTCCAATTTCTCTAGACTTAATGAAGGATCCAGTGACTTTGTCAACAGGGATCACATATGATCGAGTGAGTATCGAGACATGGATTGAAAGTGGGAATCAAACATGTCCTCTTACCAAAAAAGTGTTGAAGACACTTGAGCCAATTCCAAATCACACCATGAGGAAAATGATCCAAGAATGGTGTGTTGAGAATAAAGATCACGGGATCGAGAGGATCCCAACTCCAAAAATCCCCGTTACCTCGGACGAGGTAACGGAGATTCTCAGGAATATAGAGTCTTGCTGCAAGTCGCAGCAAGGCTCTGAGTCTGGTCGTGAACTAGTAATGAAAATGAGGAAGATGATAAAGGAAAGCGCAAGGAACAAACGTTGTTTTGTTGCAAACGGAGCGGGGAAGATCTTATCGTCTACCCTTCTTGGTTTTTCAGAGAAATTACCCGTTTATGATGTTGAGACAATGGAAGAAATATTATCAACTTTGACAATTTTATTGCCTCTAGATGGTGAGTCCAAGTCAATTCTTGGGTCAAAATCATCTTTAAATTGCATGGTTTGGTTCTTGAAATGTGGAAGTTTATCAAGTAGGAGAAATTCAGTACTTTTGCTCAAAGAAATCATGAGAATGGAGGAAACATGGAGAGTAGAAGAGTTCTTAAAGATTGATGGAGCTTTGGAATCTTTAGTGAAACTTGTGAAAGAGCCAATTTGTCCTACTACTACAAAAGCTTCTTTATTAACTATTTACCATATGGTTAATTCATCACAATTATCGAATGTGAAGGCAAGAAACAAATTTGCTGATTTGGGGTTAGTGGAATTGCTTATAGAGATACTTGTGGATTGTGAAAAGAGCATATGTGAAAAAGCATTAGGTATTTTGGTTGGAATTTGCAACTCAGATGTAGGGAGAAAAAGGGCTaatagttatgccttaactattCCTGTTTTGATCAAGAAATTGTTGAGAGTTTCAGATTTGGCAACTGAATTTTCAGTTTCAATCTTATGGAAGCTAATTGGGAAGAATGACAAAAGGGACAATGTTGTGCTTATTGAAGCACTTCAAGTTGGTGCATTTCAGAAGCTATTGCTGCTAATACAAGTTGGTTGTAGTGAAAATACTAAGGAGAAGGCTAGTGAGTTGTTGAAATTGTTGAATTTGCATAGAGGTGGAGCAGAGTGTATTGATTCTTTGGACTTGAAGAACCTAAAAAGGCCATTTTGA